One part of the Tachysurus fulvidraco isolate hzauxx_2018 chromosome 23, HZAU_PFXX_2.0, whole genome shotgun sequence genome encodes these proteins:
- the LOC113641844 gene encoding lysophosphatidic acid receptor 6: protein MNISNNITCEGKFTADFQLYLFPITYILVMVFGLLGNLGALYIFMFKTEQRSPSSVYILSLAVADTCFLCVLPFRIHYHLNDNHWIFGAAACRLTGTLFFCNVYISIAFMSCICVDRYLAIIRPHTYLRLRNTRYAVAVSACVWVVGGTVILTFMFTFPDMQNIEEKTSCFENFSESEWKTNLAPYSAFSLVFGALLPTIIILVLYPVVARRIMRIKTKTARNALRIIYTILAITVFCFLPYHLVYFLHLLWRTQVIHNCWLADGIYKARRVTIALVSMNSLLDPVLYYFATSHCKLTCKWKPLKPKKKRGVYVISESLQAQ, encoded by the coding sequence ATGAACATCTCTAACAACATCACGTGTGAAGGCAAGTTCACTGCAGATTTCCAGCTCTATCTCTTCCCCATCACCTACATCCTCGTGATGGTGTTCGGTCTGCTGGGGAATCTGGGTGCGCTTTACATCTTCATGTTCAAAACGGAGCAGAGGTCTCCTTCTAGCGTGTACATCCTCAGCCTGGCGGTGGCCGACACCTGTTTCCTGTGCGTCCTCCCCTTTCGCATTCACTACCACCTCAACGACAACCACTGGATCTTCGGGGCGGCGGCTTGTCGTCTGACCGGTACGCTTTTCTTCTGCAATGTCTACATCAGCATCGCTTTCATGAGCTGCATTTGCGTGGACCGTTACCTGGCGATCATCCGTCCCCACACTTACCTGCGTCTGCGCAACACGCGCTACGCTGTAGCCGTGTCCGCGTGCGTCTGGGTGGTTGGAGGAACGGTCATTTTAACCTTCATGTTCACGTTTCCGGACATGCAGAACATCGAGGAGAAGACGAGCTGCTTCGAGAACTTTTCAGAGAGCGAATGGAAGACGAATCTGGCTCCGTACAGCGCATTCAGTCTGGTGTTCGGCGCTTTGCTTCCTACAATCATCATTCTGGTGCTCTACCCGGTCGTGGCGCGTCGCATCATGCGAATCAAGACGAAAACAGCTCGTAATGCCCTGAGGATCATCTACACCATCCTGGCCATCACGGTCTTCTGCTTCTTACCTTACCACCTTGTGTACTTTCTGCACCTGCTGTGGAGAACTCAGGTCATCCATAACTGCTGGCTAGCTGATGGGATCTACAAAGCGAGGCGTGTTACCATAGCGCTGGTCAGCATGAACAGCCTGCTCGACCCTGTGCTGTATTACTTCGCCACCAGCCACTGCAAACTGACCTGCAAATGGAAGCCGCTGAAGCCGAAGAAGAAAAGAGGCGTCTACGTCATTTCGGAGAGCTTACAAGCTCAGTGA